From one Agathobaculum sp. NTUH-O15-33 genomic stretch:
- a CDS encoding ATP-grasp fold amidoligase family protein — MKKPIVSVVIPVYNAQHYLEQCLESVMHQTLKEIEIICVDDGSIDNSLKILYSYQQKDSRIKIYTQKNQFAGVARNNGFALSKGKYVLFMDSDDFCEKSLLEQTVKIAEEYLADIVVFDHYRYDEQSTSLELKKDINKSVLPQQFKTFSYKDCPQRIMSIINPVPWNKLIRSNFLKNNHLSFETLSSTNDITFSSMCAVSASKIAYIEKPLIYYRVNFEGSITSSKCNKLSNVIRALLLTYEHAHKLDYYKKVEQSVQYFIISNLYFSLNNYAGARYSKGYEDFYNECGKLFFGHPVFYTLKKEMIRDNKLWKFFSEAQESSKSRFDRSYFPKVVVSLTSYPKRIGTVHQTIQTLMQQTILPDKIVLWLAQSQFPNLMNDLPLELTNLISEIIEVKWTKDLKAYKKLIPSLKEYPEDIIITVDDDLLFDKHLIEFLLRGFRSKPNCIQCHRITSIYYNNANDIQITPDAIKVYPVPTYLHKLSGGAGCLYPPHCLHSDVLREDLFCKLTPTNDDIWFWIMGMLNGYKINVVDKNISRLSYIAGTQEEALWKINDRGEKLFYIQLNNILNYYPILKDLLFYEQMAMESLQLEGDRQQSIQIHNMEKFQMLKSQITNLQKRVETLSDEVHSIRHSITYKVGRCITWMPRKIRGIIHCYKDHGASYTFRRILIHLRILSDMEQSKAIVLSPTSINKQNPSSPNRKNASSKVIRNYDYFVNLQPEQYEEELKLWYKRVTKEDLNLENPRTFNEKIQWLKLYDSSTLKTQLADKFLVRQWVSERIGKAHLIPLLGVWEKFDEINFNELPEQFVLKMNHGSGWNAVVKDKNAIDYSLLRQKFDEWGQKNFAFVYGLELHYMNIPPRIIAEKYMADLEGDIYDYRFFCFNGQPRFVWVDIGSGTNHHKRNIYNLNWVLQDYGVNYPHINPEPVRPKTFNEMVGFAKILCKEFAFVRVDFYSVNDQVYFGEMTFTPQSGTGKWDSEEQNKYYGDLIKLPPKSPLPKKKGLGDIQ; from the coding sequence ATGAAAAAACCGATAGTATCAGTCGTTATACCTGTCTACAATGCGCAGCATTATTTAGAGCAGTGTTTGGAAAGCGTGATGCATCAGACACTAAAAGAAATCGAGATAATTTGTGTAGATGATGGTTCCATTGATAATTCATTAAAAATTTTATACTCATACCAACAAAAAGACTCAAGAATCAAGATTTATACACAAAAGAACCAATTTGCAGGCGTAGCTAGAAATAATGGTTTTGCATTATCTAAAGGGAAGTATGTCCTGTTTATGGATAGTGATGATTTTTGTGAAAAGTCTTTATTAGAGCAGACAGTAAAAATAGCTGAAGAATATTTAGCTGATATTGTTGTTTTTGACCATTATAGATATGATGAGCAAAGCACTTCTTTGGAATTAAAAAAAGATATTAATAAAAGCGTGCTACCTCAACAGTTTAAAACATTTAGCTATAAAGATTGTCCGCAACGAATTATGTCAATTATTAATCCGGTACCTTGGAATAAACTAATAAGAAGTAATTTTTTAAAGAATAACCATTTGTCTTTCGAAACGTTATCTTCAACAAATGACATTACTTTTTCTTCAATGTGTGCGGTTTCTGCATCAAAAATTGCATATATTGAAAAGCCATTAATTTATTACAGAGTTAACTTTGAGGGCTCTATAACAAGCTCCAAATGTAATAAATTATCTAACGTAATTAGAGCATTACTATTAACATATGAACATGCGCATAAGTTAGATTACTATAAAAAAGTCGAACAGTCAGTGCAATATTTTATTATTTCAAATTTATATTTTTCGCTAAACAATTATGCTGGAGCAAGATATTCAAAGGGGTATGAAGATTTCTATAATGAGTGTGGTAAATTGTTTTTTGGACATCCGGTGTTTTACACATTAAAAAAAGAAATGATAAGGGATAATAAACTTTGGAAATTTTTTTCAGAGGCACAGGAAAGCTCAAAATCCCGCTTTGATCGATCATATTTTCCCAAAGTTGTTGTTTCGTTAACTTCATACCCCAAACGTATTGGTACAGTACATCAAACAATTCAGACGTTGATGCAACAAACGATATTGCCTGATAAAATAGTTTTGTGGTTAGCGCAATCTCAATTTCCTAATTTAATGAATGATCTTCCACTAGAGCTAACAAATCTAATATCGGAAATTATTGAAGTCAAATGGACTAAAGATTTGAAAGCTTATAAAAAGCTGATACCGAGCTTAAAAGAATATCCAGAAGATATTATAATTACAGTTGATGATGATTTGCTGTTTGATAAACATCTAATCGAATTTCTTTTGCGCGGATTTCGCTCAAAACCGAATTGCATTCAATGCCATAGAATTACCTCTATTTACTATAATAATGCAAATGATATTCAAATAACACCAGACGCCATAAAGGTGTATCCTGTTCCAACCTATCTTCATAAGTTATCTGGAGGAGCTGGTTGCTTGTATCCTCCCCATTGTTTGCATTCAGATGTGTTGCGTGAAGATTTGTTTTGCAAACTTACACCTACTAATGATGATATTTGGTTTTGGATCATGGGTATGCTTAATGGATACAAGATAAATGTGGTTGATAAAAATATTTCGAGGCTCTCATATATAGCCGGTACCCAAGAAGAAGCGCTATGGAAAATTAATGATCGAGGGGAAAAACTCTTTTATATTCAGCTTAACAATATATTAAATTATTATCCCATACTTAAGGATCTGCTTTTTTATGAGCAAATGGCTATGGAGAGTTTGCAGTTAGAAGGGGACAGACAACAATCTATACAAATTCATAATATGGAAAAATTTCAGATGTTAAAGAGTCAGATAACGAATCTGCAAAAGCGTGTGGAAACATTGTCTGACGAAGTGCATTCTATCCGCCATTCTATAACATATAAAGTGGGACGCTGCATAACTTGGATGCCACGAAAGATAAGGGGTATAATTCATTGCTATAAAGATCACGGCGCGTCATATACGTTTAGACGCATTTTAATCCATTTGCGCATACTTTCTGATATGGAACAATCGAAAGCAATTGTTTTGTCTCCGACATCAATAAATAAGCAAAACCCGTCTTCTCCAAACAGAAAAAATGCCTCCTCTAAGGTGATACGTAATTATGACTACTTTGTAAATTTGCAGCCCGAGCAGTATGAGGAAGAATTAAAGCTTTGGTATAAACGGGTCACAAAGGAAGATCTAAATTTAGAAAATCCAAGAACCTTTAATGAAAAGATTCAATGGCTCAAACTATATGACAGTTCCACCCTAAAAACTCAGTTGGCTGATAAGTTTTTGGTTCGTCAATGGGTTTCGGAGAGAATTGGAAAAGCGCACTTAATCCCACTACTAGGAGTTTGGGAAAAGTTTGACGAAATCAATTTTAACGAATTACCTGAACAATTTGTTTTAAAAATGAATCATGGCAGTGGTTGGAATGCTGTAGTTAAGGATAAAAATGCTATAGATTATAGTTTGCTCAGGCAAAAATTTGATGAATGGGGGCAAAAGAACTTTGCATTTGTGTATGGATTAGAGTTACATTATATGAATATTCCACCTCGGATTATCGCTGAAAAATATATGGCAGATTTGGAGGGAGATATCTATGATTATAGATTTTTTTGTTTTAACGGACAGCCAAGATTTGTATGGGTGGACATTGGAAGCGGCACCAACCACCATAAAAGAAACATTTATAATTTAAATTGGGTGCTACAGGATTATGGGGTAAATTATCCACATATTAACCCTGAACCCGTGAGACCAAAGACATTTAATGAAATGGTTGGATTTGCAAAAATACTTTGCAAAGAATTTGCATTTGTTCGGGTTGACTTTTATTCAGTCAACGATCAGGTTTATTTTGGTGAGATGACATTTACTCCGCAGAGTGGTACAGGAAAATGGGATTCGGAGGAACAGAATAAATACTATGGTGATTTAATAAAGCTTCCACCTAAAAGCCCCCTTCCTAAAAAGAAGGGGTTGGGTGATATTCAATGA
- a CDS encoding glycosyltransferase family 2 protein — protein MCADIVPTIEKQAEAWLHGAVSDAVWSVFSLPTAKVIKIDAADRGCGNKMSKSIEISVIIPVYNGERYLKQTLNSVLRQSGPSLEVIFIDDGSTDTSLSMLQRCAAGDSRIRVYTQKNRYAGVARNCGMKKARGEYIAFLDADDFYLEGALEYLFKLAEKNRLDWVKGRFRCLDSSNGKQYTTPFSTNSSIGWGKRKKVLNFRQMPERLLQTADVPWNGLYRRSFLEENNIMFNNLRCINDHSFYIQCLLKAQRLMITDKIIVCYRVAQQNSLVGRKAEHYAAQLDNYSIVRKLCTDIEPELKQLILRQEINGILGWYERLLPQAAEPAALKAQLRMFLQSYDEAEVGENYLQQFPFRSLYYGLRYETPPSGKRPGPAKRLLNCQKEHGLYYTLIQIKNRLERKHGAD, from the coding sequence TTGTGTGCTGACATCGTGCCTACCATTGAAAAGCAAGCTGAAGCATGGTTGCATGGTGCTGTGTCCGACGCTGTTTGGTCGGTATTTTCTTTACCGACAGCAAAGGTCATTAAAATAGACGCAGCGGATAGAGGTTGTGGGAATAAAATGAGCAAATCGATCGAAATATCGGTTATCATTCCGGTTTATAACGGAGAACGCTATTTAAAGCAGACATTGAATTCTGTGCTGAGACAGTCCGGACCATCACTTGAGGTGATCTTTATTGATGATGGTTCTACCGACACCAGCCTATCCATGCTGCAACGCTGTGCAGCGGGCGACTCGAGGATACGTGTGTACACACAAAAAAACCGGTATGCCGGCGTTGCTCGTAATTGTGGGATGAAGAAGGCCCGCGGAGAATACATCGCCTTTTTGGATGCAGATGATTTTTATTTGGAAGGCGCGCTGGAGTATTTGTTTAAATTAGCTGAAAAGAATCGGTTAGACTGGGTCAAAGGTCGCTTTCGCTGTCTTGATAGTTCAAACGGGAAACAATATACGACACCGTTTTCCACAAACAGCAGCATTGGCTGGGGAAAAAGAAAGAAGGTACTAAACTTCCGTCAAATGCCTGAACGGCTGCTGCAGACCGCTGACGTGCCTTGGAACGGCTTGTACCGCCGATCGTTTTTGGAAGAAAACAATATTATGTTTAATAACTTGCGCTGCATCAACGACCATTCCTTTTACATTCAGTGCTTGCTTAAGGCACAGCGGCTGATGATAACGGATAAAATTATTGTATGCTACCGTGTTGCGCAGCAAAATTCGCTCGTAGGCAGAAAAGCGGAGCATTATGCTGCGCAGCTTGATAACTATAGTATCGTTCGCAAGCTGTGTACAGACATAGAGCCGGAGTTAAAACAACTGATTCTGCGTCAAGAGATTAACGGTATTTTAGGATGGTATGAGCGCCTTCTGCCGCAAGCTGCTGAGCCTGCTGCTTTAAAAGCGCAGCTTAGAATGTTTTTGCAGAGCTACGACGAAGCCGAGGTTGGAGAAAATTATTTACAGCAGTTTCCGTTCCGTTCGCTCTACTATGGCCTGCGCTATGAAACTCCACCGTCCGGGAAAAGGCCGGGACCGGCAAAAAGGCTGCTAAACTGTCAAAAAGAGCACGGATTGTATTACACACTGATACAGATAAAAAATAGACTGGAGAGAAAACATGGGGCTGATTAG
- a CDS encoding glycosyltransferase family 2 protein, translating into MTNTERMTELFLKMGLRQDNSQQKVCEVSIYPKDFFSPKDLKTGKICLTDNSLAIHHFQASRCRCKTELIQNWHKCLVRMVHAVSNNGWEEDKMQTAHIGVIIPVFNAAQFLSQCLDSLLCQSYSDFEILLIDDGSTDASLAICHHYALQDKRIQVIHQPNKGVSAARNTGLHRACSEFITFVDADDWVDPNHLKCLIEGMEQCQSDCSICGYWLEYPGKSERRCYCVSEVLSTDTAIVSMLMPNRFQGFLCNKLFRRSVIQNNRIALQETLYYAEDMLFCATYFTYCQKVKCIQSATYHYRQHGDSAIRKQKTSTGWLERRMTAVTALDAVLALCQTKQARNLCRARRQTEFAEVCCRLVTEKSLLEKVLALQKELRQGWLCVLTSCLPLKSKLKHGCMVLCPTLFGRYFLYRQQRSLK; encoded by the coding sequence ATGACAAATACAGAGCGTATGACAGAACTTTTCTTGAAAATGGGACTGCGTCAGGACAATTCACAGCAAAAGGTGTGCGAAGTATCAATTTATCCAAAGGATTTCTTTTCGCCGAAGGATTTGAAGACGGGCAAAATCTGTTTGACAGATAATTCTTTAGCAATCCATCATTTTCAAGCGTCCCGATGCCGTTGCAAAACCGAGTTAATACAAAACTGGCACAAATGCTTGGTCCGGATGGTACACGCCGTGTCAAACAATGGATGGGAAGAGGATAAAATGCAGACTGCACATATTGGTGTCATTATTCCCGTGTTTAACGCAGCACAATTTCTATCCCAATGTTTGGACAGTCTACTTTGCCAGTCATATTCGGACTTTGAAATTTTGCTGATAGATGATGGATCGACAGATGCGTCTCTAGCCATATGCCACCATTATGCGCTGCAGGATAAAAGAATTCAGGTGATCCATCAACCCAATAAGGGCGTCAGCGCCGCGCGTAACACGGGATTGCACCGTGCATGCAGCGAATTTATTACATTCGTAGACGCAGATGATTGGGTGGATCCAAACCATTTGAAGTGTCTAATTGAAGGAATGGAGCAATGTCAATCGGATTGCAGTATATGCGGCTATTGGCTAGAATATCCGGGGAAATCCGAGCGCAGATGTTATTGTGTATCCGAAGTTCTTTCAACAGACACGGCGATAGTGAGCATGCTGATGCCAAATCGATTTCAGGGTTTCCTGTGTAATAAGTTATTTCGACGCTCTGTGATTCAGAATAACAGGATTGCTTTGCAGGAAACCCTTTATTACGCAGAAGATATGCTTTTCTGCGCTACATACTTCACCTACTGTCAAAAGGTGAAATGCATACAGTCGGCCACATATCATTACCGGCAGCACGGCGACAGCGCCATCAGAAAACAAAAAACAAGCACAGGCTGGTTGGAACGGCGGATGACCGCAGTGACCGCGCTGGACGCTGTTTTAGCTCTGTGTCAGACAAAACAAGCGCGAAACTTATGCAGGGCGCGCCGTCAGACAGAATTCGCGGAAGTTTGCTGTCGATTGGTTACAGAAAAATCTTTATTAGAGAAGGTCTTGGCGCTACAAAAAGAACTGCGGCAGGGGTGGCTTTGTGTGCTGACATCGTGCCTACCATTGAAAAGCAAGCTGAAGCATGGTTGCATGGTGCTGTGTCCGACGCTGTTTGGTCGGTATTTTCTTTACCGACAGCAAAGGTCATTAAAATAG
- a CDS encoding glycosyltransferase family 32 protein — protein MIPPKIHYCWFGGAMNRKTKECLESWKRLCPAYEIICWNEKNAPLQDNNYVRQAFEAKKWAFVSDYVRLAVLCDQGGIYLDTDVELLKPLDILLSERGVIGFESDERIATCLMAAEPRHSFFTVRRRSIRICNSYDRMEAMTI, from the coding sequence ATGATTCCCCCAAAGATTCATTACTGCTGGTTCGGCGGTGCAATGAACCGAAAAACCAAGGAGTGTCTGGAAAGCTGGAAGCGTCTTTGTCCAGCTTATGAAATAATCTGCTGGAATGAAAAAAACGCGCCTTTGCAAGATAATAACTATGTAAGACAGGCATTTGAAGCAAAAAAGTGGGCGTTTGTTTCCGATTACGTCCGACTGGCAGTGTTATGTGATCAAGGTGGAATTTATCTAGATACCGATGTTGAGCTTTTAAAACCACTCGATATCTTGCTGAGTGAGAGAGGTGTCATAGGGTTTGAGAGCGACGAAAGAATCGCTACCTGCTTGATGGCGGCTGAGCCTCGGCATTCTTTTTTTACAGTGCGAAGGCGCAGTATCAGGATATGCAATTCATACGACAGGATGGAAGCTATGACTATATGA
- a CDS encoding glycosyltransferase, producing the protein MKVGINFMQPPLISVIMGVYYRDHNIALLKRSVQSILEQSMVNLELLICDNGSVPEACTFLNAQAASDLRIRLIRKDNCFTLPAKLNLCLLQAKGTWVARMDDDDYAHPERLKCQLKYLQTHTKIAFVGCNVDLWCGGQIVGQRCFPEFPQVNDFYITQPFIHPALLFRRTALEAVGGYSEDRHCILCEDYDLLLRLYTKGLQGANLQEKLLEYTVPSTVKGNRRFSHRINECVTRFVRFKELGLLPSAYPYVMKPLIVGLLPAFVLKQLKGLSQ; encoded by the coding sequence ATGAAGGTAGGGATCAATTTTATGCAACCACCTCTTATTTCCGTTATTATGGGTGTTTATTATCGTGATCATAATATTGCACTGCTAAAGCGCAGTGTTCAATCTATTTTAGAGCAAAGCATGGTCAATCTGGAATTGTTAATCTGCGATAACGGTTCGGTGCCAGAAGCCTGTACGTTTTTAAATGCACAGGCTGCTTCCGACCTTCGCATTCGACTGATACGAAAGGATAATTGCTTTACTTTACCGGCCAAGCTTAACCTTTGTTTGCTACAAGCAAAAGGAACTTGGGTTGCTCGTATGGATGATGACGATTATGCCCATCCTGAACGTCTGAAGTGTCAGTTGAAGTATTTGCAGACGCATACCAAGATAGCGTTTGTTGGGTGCAATGTAGATCTGTGGTGCGGTGGCCAAATTGTAGGGCAGCGTTGCTTTCCGGAATTCCCCCAAGTAAACGATTTTTACATTACACAGCCTTTTATCCATCCAGCTTTACTGTTTCGCCGAACAGCGCTTGAAGCGGTTGGCGGGTATTCGGAAGACCGACACTGCATTTTATGTGAGGACTATGATTTACTGCTCAGACTTTATACCAAAGGACTTCAAGGCGCAAATCTTCAAGAAAAATTGCTTGAGTATACAGTTCCCAGTACAGTGAAGGGAAACCGCCGCTTTTCTCATAGAATCAATGAATGCGTTACGCGTTTTGTCCGTTTTAAAGAATTAGGGTTGCTGCCCAGCGCATACCCTTATGTAATGAAGCCACTAATCGTAGGATTGTTGCCCGCGTTTGTCCTCAAGCAACTGAAAGGACTGTCACAATGA
- a CDS encoding recombinase family protein, producing MQHKTFYYARVSDDEKNLDAQLNAFHELGAQENEMFIDLESDRNTVRNSYQLLKNAALREGDTLIIKSLDRLSRNKADIKLELLWLKENGVRLKVVDMPTTMIELSEDQQWAVELINNLLIEAFNSTVVHEYAEHRQRQREGIDAAKAKGIRFGRPPLEKEEEFYRLKKRWLSKEISTREAAKILGVSHQTFWKWVR from the coding sequence ATGCAACACAAAACCTTTTATTATGCCCGCGTATCAGACGATGAGAAGAACTTGGATGCGCAGCTGAATGCCTTCCATGAGCTTGGTGCGCAGGAGAATGAGATGTTTATCGACCTAGAGTCGGACCGGAATACCGTTCGGAACAGCTATCAGCTGCTAAAAAACGCTGCACTGCGCGAAGGAGATACGCTAATTATTAAATCTCTGGACCGTTTGAGCCGCAACAAAGCGGATATCAAATTGGAACTGCTATGGCTGAAAGAGAATGGTGTTCGCTTAAAAGTGGTTGATATGCCGACTACGATGATCGAGTTATCCGAAGACCAGCAGTGGGCTGTAGAACTGATAAACAACCTTCTGATCGAAGCGTTCAACTCCACAGTGGTGCATGAATATGCTGAACATCGCCAGCGTCAGCGTGAGGGGATCGATGCGGCCAAAGCAAAAGGCATCCGCTTCGGACGCCCGCCGCTGGAAAAGGAAGAAGAGTTCTATAGGCTGAAGAAACGCTGGCTTTCCAAGGAAATATCGACACGGGAAGCGGCAAAGATCTTAGGCGTATCACATCAGACGTTTTGGAAGTGGGTCAGATGA
- a CDS encoding glycerate kinase yields the protein MKIVIAIDSFKESLTSLQAGRTVAAAARQVFPNAKITVLPLADGGEGTVDAVVDSLHGEKRRVRVIGPLGKPVNALYGILENGRTAVVEMASAAGLALVPEEQRNPLYTTTYGVGELIRDALDTGCRHFMIGIGGSATNDGGMGMLQALGCKFLDENGDPVGMLGADLMRVSDIDSTGLDPRLAVSTLQVACDVSNSLCGPNGASAVFGPQKGADAGTVQLLDEALSRLAGIVREKYGISIENMPGSGAAGGLGYALVSFCGAKLQSGAEVILNNVGFTTHAQDADLVITGEGRLDAQTVMGKAPATVARMAKRSGALVVAFCGSAAPDAEALNAEGIDAYFPILQAPCTLEHALHPENAAHNLFLTALQVFSLLRAAK from the coding sequence ATGAAAATTGTGATCGCGATCGATTCCTTTAAGGAGAGCCTGACATCGTTGCAAGCAGGGAGAACCGTGGCGGCGGCAGCGCGACAGGTGTTTCCAAACGCAAAAATCACGGTTTTACCATTGGCGGACGGCGGGGAGGGAACGGTGGATGCGGTCGTGGATAGTCTGCACGGGGAAAAACGGCGGGTGCGCGTCATAGGACCGTTGGGGAAACCGGTTAACGCGCTGTACGGTATCCTTGAAAACGGACGAACAGCGGTTGTGGAAATGGCGTCGGCGGCCGGGTTGGCGCTGGTGCCGGAGGAGCAAAGAAATCCGCTTTATACCACAACCTATGGCGTGGGCGAGTTGATACGCGACGCGTTGGACACGGGCTGCCGCCATTTTATGATCGGTATCGGCGGCAGCGCGACGAATGACGGCGGTATGGGCATGCTGCAAGCGCTCGGCTGCAAGTTTCTGGACGAAAATGGCGATCCGGTCGGCATGCTTGGAGCGGATTTGATGAGGGTGTCGGATATCGATAGTACCGGGCTCGACCCGCGACTTGCGGTATCCACCCTGCAAGTGGCATGCGACGTCTCGAACTCGCTATGCGGTCCCAACGGCGCTTCCGCCGTATTTGGGCCGCAAAAGGGAGCGGATGCCGGTACGGTGCAGCTGCTGGATGAGGCGCTGTCGCGACTTGCCGGCATCGTACGTGAAAAATATGGAATTTCCATAGAAAATATGCCGGGCAGCGGCGCGGCTGGCGGTCTAGGCTATGCGCTCGTATCCTTTTGCGGCGCAAAGTTACAGTCTGGAGCCGAGGTGATTCTCAACAACGTAGGCTTCACAACACATGCGCAGGATGCCGATCTGGTAATCACAGGCGAAGGCCGACTGGACGCGCAGACCGTGATGGGAAAGGCTCCGGCCACGGTCGCCCGCATGGCAAAGCGCTCCGGTGCACTGGTAGTCGCCTTTTGCGGCAGTGCTGCGCCCGATGCGGAGGCGCTGAATGCGGAGGGGATCGACGCATACTTTCCAATCCTGCAAGCGCCTTGCACGCTGGAGCACGCGCTGCATCCTGAAAATGCAGCCCACAACCTGTTTCTAACTGCGCTGCAGGTGTTCAGTCTATTACGTGCGGCTAAATAA
- a CDS encoding D-2-hydroxyacid dehydrogenase, with protein MKIVILDGYTENPGDLSWSGLETFGELTVYDRTPLADETEIIRRIGDAEIVYTNKTPVTRNVLDRCPSIRFIGLLATGYNVVDYRYAREKGIPVTNVPSYGVASVSQFAIALLLEICHHIGHHDQAVHDGKWEQCSDWCFWDYPLIELFDKTIGIIGFGRIGQATGRIAKALGMHVLAFDAVQTDTGKQIAQYTNLDGLLALSDVVTLHCPLFPETEGMINRETIAKMKDGVILINNSRGPLIVEQDLADALHAGKVAAAAVDVVSSEPISGDNPLLSAPRCIITPHISWAPKESRARILTCAMENLKAFLAGTPINVVNS; from the coding sequence ATGAAAATTGTCATTTTGGATGGCTACACCGAAAACCCGGGAGATCTAAGCTGGAGCGGTCTGGAAACGTTCGGAGAATTGACCGTTTACGATCGGACGCCGCTTGCGGATGAAACGGAAATCATTCGCCGCATTGGCGATGCAGAAATCGTCTACACCAATAAAACGCCTGTTACGCGTAACGTGCTTGACCGCTGTCCCTCGATCCGGTTTATCGGCCTATTGGCAACGGGCTACAACGTAGTCGACTACCGCTACGCGCGAGAGAAGGGCATACCGGTGACGAACGTGCCGTCGTATGGCGTAGCTTCAGTCAGTCAGTTCGCCATTGCGCTGCTGCTGGAGATTTGCCATCACATCGGCCACCATGATCAAGCGGTACATGATGGCAAGTGGGAACAGTGCAGCGACTGGTGCTTTTGGGACTATCCGCTGATTGAGCTGTTTGACAAAACGATCGGGATTATCGGCTTTGGCCGAATCGGACAAGCGACCGGACGCATCGCAAAGGCGCTTGGCATGCATGTGCTTGCGTTTGACGCGGTACAGACCGACACGGGAAAACAGATCGCACAGTACACCAATCTGGATGGTCTGTTGGCGCTTTCCGACGTGGTCACCCTTCATTGCCCTCTGTTCCCCGAGACCGAGGGGATGATTAACCGGGAAACCATCGCCAAGATGAAGGACGGCGTTATTCTGATTAACAACAGCCGCGGCCCGCTGATCGTGGAGCAGGATTTGGCGGATGCGCTGCATGCGGGAAAAGTAGCGGCGGCGGCAGTCGATGTAGTATCCAGCGAACCGATCAGCGGAGATAATCCGCTGCTTTCCGCACCGCGCTGTATCATCACACCGCATATTTCTTGGGCCCCAAAAGAGAGCCGCGCGCGCATCCTGACATGCGCGATGGAAAACCTGAAAGCCTTTTTAGCGGGCACGCCTATAAACGTCGTCAATTCGTAA
- a CDS encoding phosphotriesterase family protein: MKENLGKVMTVQGPVEPKMLGHTLPHEHTLNWLNHYEMPDSDPEKRQYFEQPVTLDNLHYILNENFYGVRDNLLNYDDALFVEELRRFQRAGGGTVVDLTCDDNTKFYAEGKPTDEHWERIKALAEQSGIYIVGAVGHFPPNGKTDFSKLTVDDLARQYIDIIRNGYGKTGIKPGIIGEIGTSDVITDDEWKCLRAAAIAAKETGLPVNVHVNVYQWRHDFKILKVFEEEGMDLNKFAFSHREACLIQDNWSESDAFGHLQALMDKGAYISFDGVGNMSYEKMTYGAWCNASDKQRAQAVYKLIVRGYQDRILLSHDSAERHRFSTCGGYCYNHIIGRFREICNLVGVENDEFDAIIKDNPQRLLTIE; this comes from the coding sequence ATGAAAGAAAATTTAGGCAAGGTTATGACCGTGCAGGGGCCTGTCGAGCCAAAGATGCTGGGACATACGCTTCCACACGAGCACACGCTGAACTGGCTCAATCACTATGAAATGCCCGACTCGGACCCTGAAAAACGGCAGTATTTCGAGCAGCCGGTCACACTGGACAATCTGCACTACATCCTGAATGAAAACTTCTATGGTGTACGCGATAATTTGCTCAATTATGACGATGCGCTCTTTGTTGAGGAGCTCAGGCGCTTTCAGAGGGCCGGCGGCGGCACGGTCGTCGACCTGACCTGTGACGACAACACCAAGTTTTATGCGGAGGGCAAGCCCACCGACGAGCACTGGGAACGCATCAAGGCTTTGGCCGAACAGTCCGGCATTTATATCGTCGGCGCTGTCGGGCACTTCCCACCAAACGGAAAGACCGATTTTAGCAAGCTGACTGTGGACGATTTGGCGCGGCAGTATATTGATATCATTCGTAACGGTTATGGCAAAACCGGTATTAAGCCTGGGATCATCGGCGAGATCGGTACAAGCGACGTCATTACCGACGACGAATGGAAGTGCCTGCGCGCCGCCGCGATCGCGGCAAAGGAAACCGGTCTGCCGGTCAACGTGCATGTCAACGTATACCAGTGGCGGCATGATTTTAAAATCCTGAAAGTGTTTGAGGAAGAAGGTATGGACCTTAACAAGTTTGCCTTCAGTCACAGAGAAGCCTGCTTAATTCAGGATAATTGGAGCGAAAGCGACGCTTTCGGACATTTGCAGGCGCTGATGGACAAGGGCGCGTATATCTCCTTTGACGGCGTCGGCAACATGAGCTACGAGAAAATGACTTATGGCGCATGGTGCAACGCCTCCGATAAGCAGCGCGCGCAGGCGGTATATAAGCTGATCGTGCGCGGCTATCAGGATAGGATTTTGCTATCGCACGATTCCGCTGAAAGACACCGATTTTCCACCTGCGGGGGATATTGCTACAATCACATCATCGGCAGGTTCCGTGAGATATGCAATCTGGTAGGCGTTGAAAACGATGAGTTCGACGCGATCATCAAGGACAATCCGCAGAGACTATTGACCATTGAGTAA